A stretch of the Zeugodacus cucurbitae isolate PBARC_wt_2022May chromosome 6, idZeuCucr1.2, whole genome shotgun sequence genome encodes the following:
- the LOC105212562 gene encoding mediator of RNA polymerase II transcription subunit 30 produces MSGQYPSGYNSPLGGHRGQFNPQQQPQQSPQMMNTMNQMGPGGMGQNAMVGAGAGGQIGVGGGPMMPMGGYHPQQQQQLPSGMGMSGPGNIMNTPMQMQQQQQQQQQMQQHVQMVQGGGPVGVGMMGVGGGGQGIGVGAVGNIMQHAQQQQHMATGMSMNVQQQQQQQQQQQQGQMPHGSTAGMMHTQQPTTQIAAATGSNMLAISQPNPHKEINIVSLSRLGQETVQDITSRFQEIFTALKIIQPTGNRDNSTEKKVQEYFRTIRLLFKRVRIIYEKCNDGYPHGMDYTNVESLITYKEEQPDHRNEPAQCDEYRKALQENQELIETVRLKNRQLREVIDRTRIIIWEINTMLAMRRS; encoded by the coding sequence ATGTCAGGACAATATCCGAGTGGTTACAATAGTCCACTTGGTGGACACCGTGGACAGTTTAATCCTcaacagcaaccacaacaaTCTCCGCAAATGATGAATACAATGAATCAAATGGGCCCCGGTGGAATGGGTCAGAACGCAATGGTTGGCGCTGGAGCTGGTGGACAAATAGGTGTTGGCGGTGGCCCGATGATGCCAATGGGAGGATATcatccacaacaacagcaacagttgcCAAGTGGTATGGGTATGAGTGGACCAGGAAATATTATGAATACGCCAATGcaaatgcagcagcaacaacaacagcagcagcaaatgcaacaacatgtGCAAATGGTACAAGGTGGTGGTCCGGTAGGTGTTGGCATGATGGGCGTTGGTGGCGGTGGACAAGGGATCGGTGTTGGCGCTGTAGGAAATATAATGCAGCAcgctcaacaacaacagcatatggCCACTGGCATGTCAATGAatgtacaacagcaacagcagcagcaacaacaacaacaacaaggacaaATGCCACATGGTAGTACAGCCGGAATGATGCATACGCAACAGCCTACGACACAGATTGCCGCTGCAACTGGTAGCAATATGTTGGCAATATCACAACCGAACCCACACAAGGAAATAAACATTGTTTCCCTATCTCGATTGGGGCAGGAAACTGTCCAAGACATTACTTCACGGTTTCAAGAGATATTTACAGCACTTAAAATAATTCAGCCAACAGGAAATCGAGATAACAGTACAGAGAAAAAGGTACAGGAATATTTTCGAACAATACGACTATTATTTAAACGCGTAcgtattatatatgaaaaatgtaatgaTGGCTATCCACATGGCATGGATTATACAAATGTCGAGAGTTTGATAACTTATAAAGAGGAACAACCCGATCATCGTAATGAACCTGCACAATGTGATGAATATCGAAAAGCGTTGCAAGAGAACCAGGAACTTATTGAGACAGTTCGTTTAAAAAATCGTCAATTACGCGAAGTAATTGATCGTACTCGTATAATTATTTGGGAAATCAATACTATGTTAGCAATGAGACGTTCTTAG